Proteins co-encoded in one Opitutus terrae PB90-1 genomic window:
- a CDS encoding GxxExxY protein produces MHPLFHKADALSGDVIGAAIEVHRDKGPGLLESIYERCLIHELSLRGHSSVNQKLVRITYKDLTFDEPLRFDVLVNDCLLIEAKSVEKILPIHKAQLLSYMKLLNVPVGLLINFHEAVLRNGISRLILPGSNLS; encoded by the coding sequence ATGCATCCGCTGTTTCACAAAGCCGACGCGTTAAGTGGCGACGTGATCGGAGCAGCCATCGAGGTCCACCGCGACAAAGGTCCCGGCCTTCTGGAGTCGATCTACGAGCGTTGCTTGATCCACGAGTTGTCGTTACGCGGACATTCCTCCGTAAACCAGAAGCTTGTTCGGATCACCTACAAGGATCTCACCTTTGACGAACCTCTTCGTTTCGACGTGCTGGTGAACGATTGTCTTTTGATCGAAGCGAAGTCGGTTGAAAAAATTCTCCCGATTCACAAGGCGCAACTTCTGAGCTACATGAAGCTGCTCAACGTCCCTGTCGGTCTGCTTATCAATTTCCACGAAGCGGTTCTGAGAAACGGAATCAGCCGCCTCATCCTGCCGGGCTCCAATCTATCATAG
- a CDS encoding bifunctional folylpolyglutamate synthase/dihydrofolate synthase produces the protein MSDYTAATRYLLELKTRGVALGLERMRRFVALLGDPHLAVPCIHVAGTNGKGSVAAMLEAILRSAGWRTGLYTSPHLVRLGERVQVNRRSLAEHEIAGYVEELRRVAEGMEAEQGAERRPSYFEFMTALAFLHFQRSGCDVAVIEVGLGGRLDATNVVEPEVSVITSIGLDHVEQLGPTLLAIAGEKAGIIKRGRPVVIGRLSAEAEQVIRSVAAEQHAPLVSVRADFGEAIEHYPRTNLPGHYQRWNAATATLAACALPARWRIDGGVIERALQQVDWPGRWQRFAVDRRTVILDTSHNPEGMEVLDSSLARLVAETGRQPIIVAGALGPARARALLPVVCLHAAELRLVVPRQSRACSFEQLESLVPADFRGRVERSSVDALFPGPDQCTAGEPGGVVVVTGSIYLVGEVLARLEPERGPDDGQLQDF, from the coding sequence ATGAGCGACTACACTGCCGCGACTCGTTACTTGCTCGAGTTGAAGACCCGCGGCGTGGCGCTGGGTCTCGAGCGGATGCGACGCTTCGTCGCATTGCTCGGCGATCCTCACCTCGCCGTGCCTTGCATCCACGTCGCCGGCACGAACGGAAAGGGCTCGGTCGCGGCGATGCTCGAGGCGATCCTGCGCAGCGCGGGCTGGCGCACGGGGCTGTATACGTCGCCGCATCTCGTCCGGCTCGGCGAACGCGTGCAGGTGAATCGCCGGAGTCTCGCCGAGCATGAGATCGCCGGCTACGTCGAGGAACTGCGGCGCGTGGCCGAGGGGATGGAGGCGGAGCAGGGCGCGGAGCGGCGCCCGAGCTATTTCGAGTTCATGACCGCGCTCGCGTTCCTGCATTTTCAACGGAGTGGTTGCGACGTCGCGGTGATCGAGGTGGGCCTCGGCGGCCGGCTGGATGCGACCAATGTGGTCGAACCCGAGGTGAGTGTGATCACGTCGATCGGGCTCGACCACGTCGAGCAGCTGGGGCCGACGCTCCTCGCGATCGCGGGCGAGAAGGCGGGGATCATCAAACGCGGACGTCCGGTGGTGATCGGCCGGTTGTCAGCGGAGGCGGAGCAGGTGATTCGTTCCGTCGCGGCCGAGCAGCACGCGCCGCTCGTGTCGGTGCGTGCGGATTTTGGCGAGGCGATCGAACATTACCCGCGAACCAATTTGCCGGGTCACTATCAGCGTTGGAACGCCGCCACGGCCACACTCGCCGCGTGCGCGTTGCCGGCGCGGTGGCGGATCGACGGCGGCGTGATCGAACGCGCGCTGCAGCAGGTGGACTGGCCGGGCCGATGGCAGCGTTTCGCAGTCGATAGGCGAACTGTCATCCTGGACACGTCGCACAATCCGGAGGGGATGGAGGTGCTCGACAGCAGCCTGGCTCGGCTCGTGGCGGAAACCGGGCGGCAGCCGATCATCGTGGCCGGCGCGCTGGGGCCGGCGCGGGCGCGAGCGTTGTTGCCCGTGGTCTGCCTGCACGCCGCGGAATTGCGGCTGGTCGTTCCGCGACAGTCACGGGCATGCAGCTTTGAGCAACTGGAGAGCTTGGTGCCGGCGGACTTCCGCGGCCGGGTCGAGCGATCCAGCGTGGACGCGCTGTTCCCCGGGCCCGACCAATGCACGGCAGGCGAGCCGGGCGGGGTGGTGGTCGTGACCGGCTCTATCTATCTAGTAGGCGAAGTGCTGGCGCGGCTTGAGCCCGAACGCGGGCCGGACGACGGCCAGCTGCAGGATTTCTGA
- a CDS encoding aminotransferase class IV — protein MPEVATPPPPAPVYLDGRLVPAAAAVLPADDHGVLFGLGFYETFRTSGGRPHLWSYHRQRLGLACARAGISLPSHALANDEERLRAVAGEMLKSFGVHDAVFRYTITAGTSNSSASGLSGDPLYAEPHELMTVRAAPAPPNAEGVRLHVLNLRRDSGEWLPRPKSIACANVLLGAAELRQRAAEPADEGLLLNREDRWVIETLRQNVAWISDGRLCYPDLALGAIAGTCLAWVLELGCPSAPRRAHVDELLQADAVLVMNSVRGITPVREIRGQAGEVLRAEIASHEDPFVTSLSRQWSEALDATARGA, from the coding sequence ATGCCTGAAGTTGCCACCCCGCCTCCGCCCGCTCCCGTCTACCTCGACGGCCGGTTAGTTCCCGCTGCGGCCGCTGTGCTGCCCGCGGATGACCACGGCGTGCTGTTCGGGCTTGGGTTCTACGAAACGTTTCGGACGAGTGGGGGCCGGCCGCATCTCTGGAGTTATCACCGGCAACGACTCGGGCTGGCGTGTGCCCGGGCGGGAATTTCCCTGCCGTCCCACGCGCTGGCCAACGATGAGGAGAGATTGCGCGCGGTGGCCGGCGAGATGTTGAAGAGCTTTGGCGTACATGATGCGGTCTTTCGCTACACGATCACAGCGGGCACCAGCAATTCGTCGGCGAGCGGGCTGTCCGGCGACCCGCTCTACGCGGAGCCGCACGAATTGATGACGGTGCGGGCGGCGCCAGCGCCGCCGAACGCCGAAGGGGTCCGGCTGCACGTCCTGAACCTTCGCCGGGACAGTGGGGAATGGCTGCCTCGGCCGAAGAGCATCGCGTGCGCCAACGTGTTGCTCGGCGCTGCCGAATTGCGGCAGCGCGCCGCGGAGCCAGCCGACGAAGGCCTTTTGCTGAACCGCGAGGATCGGTGGGTCATCGAAACGTTGCGGCAAAACGTCGCGTGGATTTCCGACGGTCGACTCTGTTATCCGGACCTGGCGCTGGGTGCGATCGCGGGGACGTGCCTGGCGTGGGTCCTCGAGCTTGGTTGCCCTTCCGCTCCGCGCCGCGCGCACGTCGATGAACTGTTGCAGGCGGACGCCGTGCTCGTGATGAATTCGGTCCGCGGGATCACGCCGGTGCGAGAGATTCGCGGACAGGCGGGAGAGGTGCTGCGCGCGGAGATCGCGTCGCACGAGGATCCATTTGTTACGTCACTATCCCGACAGTGGAGCGAAGCACTGGACGCCACGGCGCGCGGCGCATGA
- the rplT gene encoding 50S ribosomal protein L20: MARVTNSPASRKRRKKVLKYAKGYFGSKSKLYRYAKEAVQHAWQYAYDHRRKKKSDFRALWIVRVNAACRNAGISYSRFMEGLKAANIALDRKVLADLAVRDEAGFNVLVKQAQDALKTKAASAKKA; this comes from the coding sequence ATGGCTCGTGTCACAAACTCCCCCGCGTCGCGCAAGCGCCGCAAGAAAGTGCTGAAATACGCCAAGGGCTATTTCGGCAGCAAATCGAAGCTCTACCGCTACGCCAAGGAAGCGGTTCAGCACGCCTGGCAGTACGCCTACGACCACCGCCGGAAGAAGAAGTCCGACTTCCGCGCGCTCTGGATCGTCCGGGTGAACGCCGCCTGCCGCAACGCCGGCATCAGCTACAGCCGCTTCATGGAAGGCCTCAAGGCCGCGAATATCGCCCTCGATCGCAAGGTCCTCGCGGATCTCGCGGTGCGCGATGAGGCCGGCTTTAACGTCCTGGTCAAGCAAGCCCAGGACGCGTTGAAGACCAAGGCCGCTTCCGCGAAGAAGGCCTAA
- the pheS gene encoding phenylalanine--tRNA ligase subunit alpha: protein MQEQLSALLAKAQNELPALKTRPEFEAAKARFVGPHGELTALMKQMGTVPKEQRPALGKLINETKGQLQQQLDAALRTIEAGELQAQLGPAVDPTLPSPDAGPGTYHPLTLVREEMCRILRKVGFTVADGPEVETEFYCFDALNTPPDHPARDAQDTFYFPDNARFGNVSKKHAHEKYLLRTHTSSVQIRTMLKGEPPIRIVSPGRVYRRDTTDATHSANFHQLECLYVDKHVTVRDLKALLDYIFASLLGPDTKTRFRPHYFGYTEPSFEVDLTAKHLPKVNKEWIEIGGCGMVDPAVFAAVGYDPETWTGYAFGMGLERLAMLLYGIDDIRYFYQNDLRFLKQFA from the coding sequence ATGCAAGAACAACTTTCCGCCCTGCTCGCCAAAGCGCAGAATGAACTGCCAGCGCTGAAAACACGGCCGGAGTTCGAAGCTGCGAAGGCCCGATTCGTCGGTCCGCACGGTGAACTCACCGCGCTGATGAAGCAGATGGGCACCGTGCCGAAAGAGCAACGGCCCGCCCTCGGCAAGCTCATCAACGAAACCAAGGGGCAGCTGCAGCAACAGCTCGACGCCGCGCTGCGCACGATCGAGGCGGGAGAACTGCAGGCCCAGCTCGGGCCCGCGGTCGATCCCACGCTGCCGTCGCCCGATGCCGGCCCCGGCACGTATCACCCGCTCACGCTTGTGCGCGAGGAGATGTGCCGGATCCTGCGCAAGGTCGGTTTCACCGTGGCTGACGGGCCGGAGGTGGAGACGGAGTTCTACTGCTTCGATGCGTTGAACACGCCGCCGGATCACCCGGCGCGCGACGCCCAGGACACGTTCTATTTTCCCGACAACGCGCGGTTCGGCAACGTGAGCAAGAAGCACGCGCACGAGAAATACCTGCTGCGCACGCACACCTCGTCGGTCCAGATCCGCACGATGCTGAAAGGTGAGCCGCCGATCCGGATCGTCTCGCCGGGCCGCGTCTACCGGCGAGACACGACGGACGCCACGCACTCGGCCAACTTCCACCAGCTCGAGTGCCTCTACGTCGACAAGCACGTCACCGTCCGCGATCTGAAGGCGCTGCTCGACTACATCTTCGCTTCGCTGCTCGGGCCGGACACGAAGACGCGATTCCGGCCGCACTACTTCGGCTACACCGAGCCGAGCTTCGAGGTCGACCTGACCGCGAAGCACCTGCCGAAAGTGAACAAGGAATGGATCGAGATCGGCGGCTGCGGCATGGTCGATCCGGCGGTGTTTGCGGCAGTCGGCTACGATCCGGAGACGTGGACCGGCTACGCGTTCGGCATGGGCCTCGAGCGGCTGGCGATGCTGCTCTACGGCATCGATGACATCCGCTACTTCTACCAGAACGACCTCCGCTTCCTGAAACAGTTCGCGTGA
- the rpmI gene encoding 50S ribosomal protein L35, with the protein MQKTKKSIAKRFKLTARGKLVRRTPGFRHLLATKSSKQKRRASRDKLVAEGHAAPLKRALPFGL; encoded by the coding sequence ATGCAAAAGACCAAAAAGTCCATTGCCAAGCGCTTCAAGCTGACCGCTCGCGGTAAGCTCGTGCGCCGCACGCCTGGCTTTCGTCACCTGCTGGCCACCAAGAGCTCGAAGCAAAAGCGTCGGGCCTCGCGGGACAAGCTGGTGGCCGAGGGTCACGCTGCGCCGCTGAAGCGCGCGCTGCCGTTCGGCCTGTAA